TCGACCTGCACGCGCTCCCGTCGATGCCCGCCACGCTCCTGCGCGCGGCGCTGCCCTTCGGGAAGTCCCGGGGCGGCACCGCGCTGCCGGACCTGACGCTGCGGGCGCACGGCTGCCGTGCCTCGCCCGTGCTGCTGGAGCGCTACCGCGCCGCGTGCGGCTTCGACGCCGACGGCTTCCTGCCGCTCACGTATCCGCAGGTGCTCGCGACGCCGCTGCACCTGCGGCTCCTGGGCCTGCCCGACTTCCCGTACTCCGCGCTGGGCATCGTGCACGTGCGCAACCACCTCCAGCAGCACCGCCGCCTGCCGGACACCGCCGCGCTCACCGTGGCCTGCCGCTTCGACGGCCAGCGTGAGGTGCCCGCCGGCCACGAGTTCGACATCCAGACGCGCGTGGAGGCCCAGGACTCGGGCGAGCTGCTGTGGGAGGCCGTCAGCACCATGCTGCGCCGCCACGCCCCCCGGAAGGACAGGGACGGCACGCGCAAGGCCCCGCCTCCCGAGGACACCCGCTTCGCGTCCAGCCGCCCCGCGTCCTGGAGCATCCCCGCCGACACCGGGCGCCGCTACGCGCGGGCCTCCGGCGACTTCAACCCCATCCACCTCACCGCCGTCACCGCGAAGCCCTTCGGCTTCCCGCGCGCCATCGCGCACGGCATGTGGACGCTCGCGAGGTGCGTGGCGGAGCTGGGGGAGGCGGCCCAGGCGGACGCGCTGCGCCTGGACTGCGACTTCAAGAAGCCCCTGCTGCTGCCCTCCCGGGTGACGTTCCAGACGGCTCGCGAGTCCGCGGGCGTGGCGTTCCGGGTGCTGTCGGAGGAGGGGAAGCCGCACCTCGTGGGGCGGCTGGGCTAGAGGAACGGGCGACGCGCCGGCGGGCCGCAGAGGGGCCCGCCAGCCGCGTCAGTCACTCAGCTCCGGGAGGTCCGGCAGGCTGTCCGGGTCCAGCTTCATCAGGGCGCACAGCCGGCTCAGCGTGGGGATGGTGGGGACCATCACCCCTCGCTCGACGCGGGCCAGGACTTCCACGCCCAGTTCCAGATGCTCCGCGACTTCCTCCATGGAGAGCCCCGCCTGCTGCCGCGCTGCCTTCAGCGCGGCGCCAAGCGCTTCGGCCCGCTCTCTCCGACTCTGTGTCATCCCCCGAGCATGGCGCCATCCGGCCCTCTCGTCACTTGAATCCCACACGCCCCCCTCGTGGACGGCGGCCCGGCCGGGGAGCGCCTCCCCGGGACGTGAAGTCCCCAACAGCCCGCTCCCCCCGGGGTCCAGGCTTCCGCCAGCCCTTGCTGATCCCCGGCGCCACGGCCCCGGACCGCGGCCTCCGGGACGGGGCCGGGTGGGGTGGCCACGCGTCCCGGGCATGCGCACGCTGCTCCCTGAGGAGGGGCCTTGCGCATTGGCGCCGGGCAGGGGCTGTGTTACGCCGCCGCACCCCGACTTCCATCTTTGGGACTCCAATCGAGGAGAAGTGAATGACCCGTCGTCACGTGCGCGTCGTCGGCGCGATGCTCCAGAACGAGATGGGTCGCTACCTCATCACCCAGCGTCCTCCCACCGCGTCGCTGCCCCTGCTGTGGGAGTTCCCGGGCGGCCGGGTGGAGGAGGGGGAGCACGACGCGGTGGCGCTCGCCCGCGAGCTCCAGGAGGAGATGGGGGTCCGCATCGAGGTGCTCGAGCAGGTCATGCACACGCACCACGAGTACCCGACCTACGACATCGACTTCCGCGTGTTCCGCTGCCGCCTGAGCGACCCGGACGCGGAGATCCACCACCTGCGCGTGCATGACCACCGCTGGGTGGCGCTGGAGGAGATGGGCCAGTACCGCTTCCCCGATGCGGACGCCAAGACGCTGGCCCGGCTGCTGGACCTGGATCACTGACCGTGCGCCGCTCGACCGTGCGCTCCGCCATGCGCTTCGCCGCCGCCGCGGGCCTCCTGCTGTCCGTCGCCTGCTCCAGCTCCCGCCCCACGCCCACCGGCAACACCGCCCCGGACGCCGGCCTGCGGCAGGTGCCCGCCACGGGGCTCGAGGGCTGCCTGCTGTACACGGACGGCCACCAGACGGGCGCCGTGCCCCGCCAGGTCCCGGAGCTGTCCGGGCTGGCCGCCAGCCAGAAGCACCCCGGCATCTTCTGGGGACACAACGACTCCAACAACGCTTTCGAGCTGTTCGCCCTGGACGAGAAGGGCGCGGTGAAGGCCACGCTCACGCTCACCGGCGCGGATCCGCGCG
Above is a window of Corallococcus caeni DNA encoding:
- a CDS encoding (deoxy)nucleoside triphosphate pyrophosphohydrolase, coding for MTRRHVRVVGAMLQNEMGRYLITQRPPTASLPLLWEFPGGRVEEGEHDAVALARELQEEMGVRIEVLEQVMHTHHEYPTYDIDFRVFRCRLSDPDAEIHHLRVHDHRWVALEEMGQYRFPDADAKTLARLLDLDH
- a CDS encoding helix-turn-helix domain-containing protein, translating into MPGTRGHPTRPRPGGRGPGPWRRGSARAGGSLDPGGSGLLGTSRPGEALPGRAAVHEGGVWDSSDERAGWRHARGMTQSRRERAEALGAALKAARQQAGLSMEEVAEHLELGVEVLARVERGVMVPTIPTLSRLCALMKLDPDSLPDLPELSD
- a CDS encoding MaoC family dehydratase — protein: MSAPILDLHALPSMPATLLRAALPFGKSRGGTALPDLTLRAHGCRASPVLLERYRAACGFDADGFLPLTYPQVLATPLHLRLLGLPDFPYSALGIVHVRNHLQQHRRLPDTAALTVACRFDGQREVPAGHEFDIQTRVEAQDSGELLWEAVSTMLRRHAPRKDRDGTRKAPPPEDTRFASSRPASWSIPADTGRRYARASGDFNPIHLTAVTAKPFGFPRAIAHGMWTLARCVAELGEAAQADALRLDCDFKKPLLLPSRVTFQTARESAGVAFRVLSEEGKPHLVGRLG